Proteins from a genomic interval of Quercus robur chromosome 9, dhQueRobu3.1, whole genome shotgun sequence:
- the LOC126699323 gene encoding probable ribosomal protein S11, mitochondrial codes for MYCSNLLRRATAPSSSFFASKPISLLPFYAARFSHLTAPTSLSPGCVESIHGGSHSSENFARGGLSGTSGLNFGLRNIKENVSVSPPFALIFRSYIHSSSQKDFETQRNSRSMNFVRGIIEEDGRDIMGTSQFPRYNVEQNADIVHIKMLRNNTFVTVTDSKGNTKCRASVGCVPEMKGGAKMSRYAAEATAEHVGRMSRNLGLKSVVMKVRGFTYFKKKRQAIMSWREGFTNSRGDRNPVVYIEDTTRRPHNGCRLPKKRRI; via the exons ATGTATTGTTCCAATCTTCTTCGCCGAGCCACTGCTCCTTCTTCGTCTTTCTTTGCATCCAAACCCATTTCACTTCTTCCATTCTATGCTGCTAGATTTTCCCACCTCACTGCTCCCACATCACTCTCTCCAG GTTGTGTTGAGAGTATTCATGGTGGTTCCCATTcttctgaaaattttgcaagaggGGGATTGTCAGGAACTTCAGGGCTGAATTTTGGTTTGAGgaacataaaagaaaatgtcTCTGTCTCTCCTCCATTTGCTTTAATCTTTCGGAGTTATATACATTCTTCCAGTCAGAAAGATTTTGAGACTCAGAGGAATTCTAGGTCTATGAACTTTGTTAGGGGAATTATTGAAGAAGATGGTAGGGACATCATGGGGACTTCTCAATTTCCTCGATATAATGTTGAGCAAAATGCTGATATTGTTCACATAAAGATGCTGCGTAACAACACATTTGTTACAGTGACAGATTCTAAAGGGAACACAAAATGTAGGGCCTCGGTAGGATGTGTGCCAGAAATGAAAGGTGGGGCAAAAATGTCTCGATATGCTGCTGAGGCAACTGCTGAACATGTGGGACGCATGTCACGAAATTTGGGGTTGAAGTCAGTTGTGATGAAGGTGAGGGGGtttacttattttaaaaagaagagGCAGGCAATCATGAGCTGGAGAGAGGGCTTCACCAACTCTCGAGGGGATCGGAATCCAGTTGTATACATTGAAGATACAACACGACGTCCCCATAATGGCTGCCGGCTCCCGAAAAAACGTCGTATTTAA